ttattataatttataattaggatTTGAAAGATCTTTTGGTATATTTTTATTGAGTTACATGTTACACTTGTTactaatttttcataataaatttgaatattaaaataatatttaatttgtttcgctagttttaatgaaaaaacacatgaaaatattttatttgattaaaagtgTATATAACAAATATAAGAGTATATAGATACACATTAGAAATGAGTGCGGgcactaaaattataaatttataatcttaGGCGAAGCTATGTTTGATTACGTGTTCTCTCAAATTCTATACATTACCATTCCTACTTGAATGCATTGTTGAAATGACACAGTAAAACGGCTATTATATCTCAAGGTATGACATAGTATATTTGTTAAATTggctttttctatttttcctaaaatgCAGGTTAGGATGAAGATTAAGGTGGTCACGGGTACTCCCAGTGGTGCTGTGGCGGCTGAAGCTAGATGGAGCGGTTCCCATTGGGTCATACTGGACAAGTAATTAAACCTGAAAaaagtatttctttttttctgagCTATTAGTTTCTTTATTTGATTGCAAATATGTTTTCTCATTTCTTCCATGCATGCCCCGTGAATGAGGTCAATTGGCCTTGCGTAACACGTTGGTGGCTGGGTGGGTGACGAGAAATTATTACAATTCTAAGATTATTATGTGTTCATACTTCATAGCTCCACTAAACTAAATACACGtattcaaatgtttttaatttaagaaaaaagttaataatagtagtatttatttatgtgccatctaaaaattaatgaagatcATGATAGTTCTGAACTGCCTGATTAGTTTTTACTGGGTGACCTCTTCTGCAATTTATCTGCAGAACATTGTCTGTGTTTTAGTATTACTCAATGGCATATTAGGCATACTTGAGATTTGATAACCTTATACTAGCCTCCAACCATTGGCTCACCAATTATTACCTTCcagcaaggttttaaattgcggtcGTGGTTGCAATTGTGCTCACGATGCGTTTGCGGACAGTTGAAAAACTGTTACGTTGTGGGCCAATATTTAAAACTATGCCTACCAGTAAACAGAAAAAGCAACCTATTGCATTCTGTCTTTTCCCATCTAGTAATTCTTTTCTAGGTCcagttaacattttaattaatgaagtGGATAATATTTGTAAAGTTGTGACATTACATTTGAGATTCGAAGAGGCATTGCTCTTACTAGGATTTGATTGAACAACTTCAACACATAACTTCCAATTAGAAATAAGTAGAATTTTTTGGAGCTGCATAGCCGAATGATAAACATATGAGAAATTTGTTGATAAATACCTTACGTTGCTGAAACAGGAAATTAAAGCAAGAGGTAAAGCATTGCATGGATGAACTCAACTGTAGCATAGTGGTGATGAATGGTTCGCAGGCAAAAATCCTCAGGCTTAACTTAGGGTCTAATTCCAATGAACTCCAAACTCCTTTTTTCTCTGCTACCTCTTCACCAggtattgaaattgaaaagctAAAAAGCAGGAGATTGAAGCATTCTACCCCAGTAAGTAGCCCTGAAGAAGCAGGTACTTCTGCTACAAGAAACATAGGAGTAAATTCAAGGTCAAGTTCTGACTCGAACACTTCTCTTTTCCTAGTCTATGAACAAAACCCTCTGTACGAGGGTCAGGGCCCAGGGAAAAGAACAGACAAATCAATCAACGAACCAAAAGATTTTGATGTCCTGCCACCATTATACTTTGATCTTGAAAGAGATAGCCCTCCCACTTCATGGACACGTCCAACATCATCTGTGGCCAGTGATAACAAGACTATATTTTGGACTCCTCAAAACCACGTTGTAGACAAGAAgtttcagaaaacaaaaaacaacagtGTTATTCAAAGAACTAAATCTCCAACTTCGAAAACCTTACTTGAGAATTTTATACGTTGTGATCAAGAGACGAGGACAAATGAACTTGGGTTTGACCAAGCTAAAAGTAGAAGTTATGTCCCCAACTGGGGCATTAGAGATAACTCCATTCCTTTGGGCAGAACTACCTCTATACCTCCTCCCTTATGCTCACAGTGTCAGAATAAAGCACCAGTATTTGGAAAGCCTCCAAAACGGTTTTCTTACAAAGAGCTAGAGGAAGCTACTGATATGTTCTCAGATGAGAGTTTTTTGGCTGAAGGTGGATTTGGTGTGGTCCACAAGGGAATACTCAAAGATGGTCAGGTTGTTGCGGTGAAACAGTTGAAGTTTGGTGGCTCTCAAGCAGATCTTGATTTCTGCCGGGAAGTTCGGGTCTTGAGCTGTGCACAACACAGAAATGTTGTCCTTTTGATAGGATTTTGTATAGAGAGCAATTTGAGGATATTAGTCTATGAGTACATATGCAACGGATCATTGGACCTCTACTTACAgggtatttaatttaattactaacTTCCGTTATTTCAAAAACTTCCTCAGTGTCCTTTCTCTCTTTCTGgctttttaattactatttgaATGTTCTATATCCATCAATCCAATGAGAGTTCACATAGTCCATTATTTGATTAGCAGCAGATGAGAGTATGCCTTTGGATTGGAACTCACGATTAAAGATAGCAATTGGAACTGCACGAGGCTTACGCTACCTTCATGAAGATTGTAGAGTTGGGTGTATAGTGCACAGAGACTTTCGACCCAAAAATATTCTCTTAACCCATGACTTTGAACCTCTGGTAACTTACTTGCCCTtctgcattttttaatttttttttgccaaaaGTTGActtccaattttattttgttttgcaatTCTTCAATTTTAAACGATAATGCTTTACagatcaaatataaataaatatgccaACAACTCCTTTTGGTGGGACTCTGTCCTTTCTTTTTGCTCCTATTATTGTGCCCGCAATTTCAATGGGATTCCTGAGTACAGATTTTACTAACCTTTCATGGGTTTTGGCCTAGTCCCCccatgttttgttgttgttcttgctCTTCTATATTTAAATTTGGGTTAGGCTTTGGTAGAGGATCTTTGGTTTGAAGGATGCACATATTTGGAATGTTTCAATCCTTTTTGCGGTCTCGCctgtttctaaaaaataaaaaaaacaagaaatatatatatatatatatatataagtaactGCTGTTAAATCTATTCATTTAGGTGGCTGATTTTGGGCTTGCTAGATGGCACTCAGAATGGAATATAGATACTGAAGATCGCGTCATAGGAAGTTCAGGGTATTTTTCTTGCTTTGGCATTAATTAAGATATGGGACATCATAGTTTTGATTCTAATCAAAGGTAACCTTACATAAACTAGGTATCTTGCACCGGAGTATCTTGACGCTGGAAACCTTACATATAAAGTAGATGTATATGCATTTGGAATTGTATTATTAGAGTTAATAACAGGTAGAAGAATTAGCGAGTTGGAACAGTTCAATGGACAGTACTCGTATCTTTCTGAATGGTTTCATCCCATACGCATCTTAGAGCCCAGTCATATCTTACAAAACGTACGTTCTCTCAAACCATGCTTCGATTCTGAGGAATCATTGGAATTTAATCTTCAGTTGCAAGCCATGGCACGAGCTGCTTCGTTGTGTCTTCGTGTGGATCCTGATGCCAGACCCCCAATGTCAAAGGTCTGATTTACTTGGGTGCTTTAAAGAAATACTAAGAAGATActcttttaaacatatttttttattgattaaaat
The genomic region above belongs to Glycine max cultivar Williams 82 chromosome 14, Glycine_max_v4.0, whole genome shotgun sequence and contains:
- the LOC100813141 gene encoding inactive protein kinase SELMODRAFT_444075 isoform X4, yielding MSKLVAMLRDESVGSRSARHSASTATVSNKVLVAVKAEKVISNTALAWALTHVVHSSDSITLLAIYSPHKTGRRFWTFSRLAGDCTNGPAGKLPERISDISESCAQMVLQLHNQIEVRMKIKVVTGTPSGAVAAEARWSGSHWVILDKKLKQEVKHCMDELNCSIVVMNGSQAKILRLNLGSNSNELQTPFFSATSSPGIEIEKLKSRRLKHSTPVSSPEEAGTSATRNIGVNSRSSSDSNTSLFLVYEQNPLYEGQGPGKRTDKSINEPKDFDVLPPLYFDLERDSPPTSWTRPTSSVASDNKTIFWTPQNHVVDKKFQKTKNNSVIQRTKSPTSKTLLENFIRCDQETRTNELGFDQAKSRSYVPNWGIRDNSIPLGRTTSIPPPLCSQCQNKAPVFGKPPKRFSYKELEEATDMFSDESFLAEGGFGVVHKGILKDGQVVAVKQLKFGGSQADLDFCREVRVLSCAQHRNVVLLIGFCIESNLRILVYEYICNGSLDLYLQAADESMPLDWNSRLKIAIGTARGLRYLHEDCRVGCIVHRDFRPKNILLTHDFEPLVADFGLARWHSEWNIDTEDRVIGSSGYLAPEYLDAGNLTYKVDVYAFGIVLLELITGRRISELEQFNGQYSYLSEWFHPIRILEPSHILQNVRSLKPCFDSEESLEFNLQLQAMARAASLCLRVDPDARPPMSKILRVLEGGDPVRPMGLDINSVGNTSGHLRGLKSHTPPKGTLVRL
- the LOC100813141 gene encoding inactive protein kinase SELMODRAFT_444075 isoform X1, encoding MSKLVAMLRDESVGSRSARHSASTATVSNKVLVAVKAEKVISNTALAWALTHVVHSSDSITLLAIYSPHKTGRRFWTFSRLAGDCTNGPAGKLPERISDISESCAQMVLQLHNQIEVRMKIKVVTGTPSGAVAAEARWSGSHWVILDKKLKQEVKHCMDELNCSIVVMNGSQAKILRLNLGSNSNELQTPFFSATSSPGIEIEKLKSRRLKHSTPVSSPEEAGTSATRNIGVNSRSSSDSNTSLFLVYEQNPLYEGQGPGKRTDKSINEPKDFDVLPPLYFDLERDSPPTSWTRPTSSVASDNKTIFWTPQNHVVDKKFQKTKNNSVIQRTKSPTSKTLLENFIRCDQETRTNELGFDQAKSRSYVPNWGIRDNSIPLGRTTSIPPPLCSQCQNKAPVFGKPPKRFSYKELEEATDMFSDESFLAEGGFGVVHKGILKDGQVVAVKQLKFGGSQADLDFCREVRVLSCAQHRNVVLLIGFCIESNLRILVYEYICNGSLDLYLQAADESMPLDWNSRLKIAIGTARGLRYLHEDCRVGCIVHRDFRPKNILLTHDFEPLVADFGLARWHSEWNIDTEDRVIGSSGYLAPEYLDAGNLTYKVDVYAFGIVLLELITGRRISELEQFNGQYSYLSEWFHPIRILEPSHILQNVRSLKPCFDSEESLEFNLQLQAMARAASLCLRVDPDARPPMSKILRVLEGGDPVRPMGLDINSVGNTSGHLRGLKSHTPPKGTISHSRRLSH
- the LOC100813141 gene encoding inactive protein kinase SELMODRAFT_444075 isoform X3 — its product is MSKLVAMLRDESVGSRSARHSASTATVSNKVLVAVKAEKVISNTALAWALTHVVHSSDSITLLAIYSPHKTGRRFWTFSRLAGDCTNGPAGKLPERISDISESCAQMVLQLHNQIEVRMKIKVVTGTPSGAVAAEARWSGSHWVILDKKLKQEVKHCMDELNCSIVVMNGSQAKILRLNLGSNSNELQTPFFSATSSPGIEIEKLKSRRLKHSTPVSSPEEAGTSATRNIGVNSRSSSDSNTSLFLVYEQNPLYEGQGPGKRTDKSINEPKDFDVLPPLYFDLERDSPPTSWTRPTSSVASDNKTIFWTPQNHVVDKKFQKTKNNSVIQRTKSPTSKTLLENFIRCDQETRTNELGFDQAKSRSYVPNWGIRDNSIPLGRTTSIPPPLCSQCQNKAPVFGKPPKRFSYKELEEATDMFSDESFLAEGGFGVVHKGILKDGQVVAVKQLKFGGSQADLDFCREVRVLSCAQHRNVVLLIGFCIESNLRILVYEYICNGSLDLYLQDESMPLDWNSRLKIAIGTARGLRYLHEDCRVGCIVHRDFRPKNILLTHDFEPLVADFGLARWHSEWNIDTEDRVIGSSGYLAPEYLDAGNLTYKVDVYAFGIVLLELITGRRISELEQFNGQYSYLSEWFHPIRILEPSHILQNVRSLKPCFDSEESLEFNLQLQAMARAASLCLRVDPDARPPMSKILRVLEGGDPVRPMGLDINSVGNTSGHLRGLKSHTPPKGTISHSRRLSH
- the LOC100813141 gene encoding inactive protein kinase SELMODRAFT_444075 isoform X2 is translated as MSKLVAMLRDESVGSRSARHSASTATVSNKVLVAVKAEKVISNTALAWALTHVVHSSDSITLLAIYSPHKTGRRFWTFSRLAGDCTNGPAGKLPERISDISESCAQMVLQLHNQIEVRMKIKVVTGTPSGAVAAEARWSGSHWVILDKKLKQEVKHCMDELNCSIVVMNGSQAKILRLNLGSNSNELQTPFFSATSSPGIEIEKLKSRRLKHSTPVSSPEEAGTSATRNIGVNSRSSSDSNTSLFLVYEQNPLYEGQGPGKRTDKSINEPKDFDVLPPLYFDLERDSPPTSWTRPTSSVASDNKTIFWTPQNHVVDKKFQKTKNNSVIQRTKSPTSKTLLENFIRCDQETRTNELGFDQAKSRSYVPNWGIRDNSIPLGRTTSIPPPLCSQCQNKAPVFGKPPKRFSYKELEEATDMFSDESFLAEGGFGVVHKGILKDGQVVAVKQLKFGGSQADLDFCREVRVLSCAQHRNVVLLIGFCIESNLRILVYEYICNGSLDLYLQADESMPLDWNSRLKIAIGTARGLRYLHEDCRVGCIVHRDFRPKNILLTHDFEPLVADFGLARWHSEWNIDTEDRVIGSSGYLAPEYLDAGNLTYKVDVYAFGIVLLELITGRRISELEQFNGQYSYLSEWFHPIRILEPSHILQNVRSLKPCFDSEESLEFNLQLQAMARAASLCLRVDPDARPPMSKILRVLEGGDPVRPMGLDINSVGNTSGHLRGLKSHTPPKGTISHSRRLSH